The following proteins are co-located in the Salvelinus namaycush isolate Seneca chromosome 33, SaNama_1.0, whole genome shotgun sequence genome:
- the LOC120027896 gene encoding catenin delta-2-like, with product MRRGTSEEKMCGKEGVQISCGTSTLFRKSYVTANDDIKHNQIPPQPMTIAPQADCSSTPIKDYDTFPPSLPPTFPPPQNPGRMLDDSFFEPPDQPLPQPPSQAATDLRMHLGLKSTGNYVDFYSASRPYSELNYETSHYPASPDSWV from the exons TCCAAATCTCCTGTGGAACATCCACGTTGTTCCGGAAATCTTATGTAACTGCTAATGACGACATTAAACACAACCAG ATCCCTCCTCAGCCCATGACCATAGCTCCGCAGGCAGACTGCTCCTCTACACCTATAAAAGACTACGACacgttccctccatccctccctccaaccTTCCCTCCGCCGCAGAACCCCGGCCGCATGCTGGATGACTCCTTCTTCGAGCCTCCAGACCAGCCCCTCCCCCAGCCCCCGTCTCAGGCTGCCACTGACCTCCGGATGCACCTGGGCCTCAAATCCACTGGCAACTACGTGGACTTCTACTCTGCATCCCGGCCCTACTCCGAACTCAACTACGAGACCAGCCACTACCCGGCTTCACCTGACTCCTGGGTCTAG